The following are encoded in a window of Phaseolus vulgaris cultivar G19833 chromosome 3, P. vulgaris v2.0, whole genome shotgun sequence genomic DNA:
- the LOC137808328 gene encoding probable disease resistance protein At5g66900 yields MEEMTKRVGFGRINGPFGVPEKPEFSVGLDAALSKVKMELLNGPKSIFVLTGFGGSGKTTLATLLCWDEQIKSKFRENIFFVTFSKTSKLKIIVERLFEHLGYEVPRFENDEEAINQLGLLLRKLKGRVLMVLDDVWPDSEDLVEKFKFHLADYKILVTSRVAFPRFGTPCVLKPLLHQHAITLFRYYALLDSNSLNIPHEDVVQKVVKSCMGLPLAIKVIGRSLSHGPNELWQKMVLELSHGNSILNCNTELLTYLPKILDVLEDDRVIKECFMDLGLFPQDQRIPVTALIDMWTELYGLDNDGIEAMEIINKLHSMNLANVCIARKNTSDTDNYYYNNHFIVLHDLLRELAIYGSTLEPIEERKRLIIGTNENESEWGLDEKQRGMVTCILSNCFKCCVKQKPLQITSRTLSISIDEKGSSYWSHIHSAQAKVLILNLRVNQYSFPESMQKMSKLKALIITNYNFHPSELTNFELLALLSNLKRIRLERIAVLSFVTLKALRKLSIYNTSHAFQDGIISDAFPNLVDLNIDYCKDMVVLPSGLCDIIPLKKLSVTNCHKLLALPQEIGKLVHLELLRLSSCSDLERLPDSIGRVQNLAHLDISNCISLCNLPEDVGKLCNLRKVSMINCARCELPYSVVNLVNLKMVSCDEETSASWEGFKAMLPNLLIEVPQVDVNLNWLHSVSS; encoded by the exons ATGGAAGAGATGACAAAAAGAGTTGGCTTTGGAAGGATCAATGGTCCCTTTGGTGTTCCTGAAAAGCCAGAATTCAGTGTTGGATTGGATGCAGCATTGAGCAAGGTGAAGATGGAGCTTCTCAATGGACCTAAGTCCATCTTTGTATTGACTGGTTTTGGAGGATCTGGAAAAACCACTCTGGCTACACTGCTCTGTTGGGATGAACAGATCAAGA GTAAATTCagggaaaatatattttttgtgacCTTTTCCAAAACGTCAAAGTTGAAGATCATCGTGGAAAGACTATTTGAACATCTTGGATATGAAGTGCCTAGGTTTGAAAACGATGAAGAGGCAATTAATCAATTAGGACTTTTACTAAGGAAATTGAAGGGAAGAGTGTTGATGGTTCTGGATGATGTTTGGCCTGACTCAGAAGATCTGGTGGAGAAATTTAAATTCCATTTAGCAGATTATAAAATTTTGGTGACTTCAAGGGTTGCATTTCCAAGATTTGGCACCCCATGTGTCTTAAAACCACTCCTTCACCAACATGCAATCACCCTTTTCCGTTACTATGCTCTCTTGGATAGCAACAGTTTAAATATTCCACACGAAGATGTAGTCCAAAAG GTTGTGAAAAGTTGCATGGGTTTACCACTTGCCATTAAAGTGATTGGTAGGTCACTCAGTCATGGACCAAATGAGTTATGGCAAAAGATGGTGTTGGAATTGTCACATGGTAATTCCATACTTAATTGTAACACTGAATTGCTAACCTACCTCCCTAAGATCTTAGATGTACTGGAAGATGATAGAGTCATCAAAGAGTGCTTCATGGACCTAGGCTTATTTCCTCAAGACCAAAGAATTCCTGTTACTGCTCTCATTGATATGTGGACAGAGTTGTATGGACTAGACAATGACGGCATAGAAGCAATGGAAATTATCAACAAATTACACTCCATGAATCTGGCTAATGTCTGCATAGCAAG GAAAAATACAAGTGACACAGACAATTATTACTACAATAACCACTTCATCGTCCTTCATGATCTTCTAAGAGAGCTGGCAATTTATGGAAGCACCCTGGAACCAattgaagagagaaaaagaCTGATTATTGGCACCAACGAAAATGAAAGTGAATGGGGGCTTGATGAGAAGCAACGAGGCATGGTGACCTGCATATTGTCAAATTGTTTTAAATGTTGTGTTAAACAGAAACCCCTACAGATCACTTCTCGCACATTGTCCATATCAATTG ATGAAAAGGGTTCTTCATATTGGTCACACATACATTCAGCTCAAGCAAAGGTTCTAATTTTAAATCTCCGAGTTAATCAGTACTCCTTTCCAGAATCCATGCAGAAAATGAGCAAACTAAAAGCTCTGATAATCACAAATTACAATTTCCATCCTTCTGAGCTGACCAATTTTGAACTACTTGCCCTTTTATCCAACCTGAAAAGAATTAGATTAGAGAGGATTGCTGTTCTTTCATTTGTCACACTGAAGGCTCTTAGGAAACTATCCATATACAACACGAGCCATGCTTTTCAAGATGGTATAATTTCAGATGCATTTCCAAATCTAGTGGATTTGAACATTGACTATTGCAAAGATATGGTGGTGTTGCCAAGTGGTTTGTGTGATATTATCCCACTGAAGAAGCTCAGTGTTACTAATTGCCACAAGCTCTTAGCACTGCCTCAAGAAATTGGAAAGTTGGTGCATTTGGAACTGCTAAGGCTCAGTTCTTGTAGCGATTTGGAAAGGTTACCAGATTCTATTGGAAGGGTTCAAAATCTAGCACATCTTGACATCTCAAACTGCATAAGCCTTTGTAATTTACCAGAGGACGTTGGAAAATTGTGTAATCTAAGAAAGGTGAGCATGATAAATTGTGCAAGGTGTGAATTGCCATACTCAGTAGTGAATCTTGTGAATTTGAAGATGGTGAGTTGCGATGAAGAGACATCTGCTTCATGGGAAGGGTTCAAAGCCATGCTTCCGAATCTACTGATAGAGGTGCCTCAAGTTGATGTTAACTTAAACTGGCTTCATTCAGTTAGCTCCTAA